Sequence from the Streptomyces mobaraensis NBRC 13819 = DSM 40847 genome:
GCCGCCCCGGCCACCCAGGGCACGGCCCGGGGGGGCGAGCGGACGAGCCCGCGTCCAGCCGGGCGGCGGCGCGCACGGGCGCACGGGCGCATGGACGTGCACGGGCGCATAGGCGCGCACGGGCGCCGGCCCGCAGGCGGCTCACACCGGGGCCGGGAACGCGTACCGCACCCCCGTCGCCTCCTCCGACAGCTCCCACAGTCGGCGACCGGTGGCGGGGTCGGCGGCGGCCGGGGCGAGTTCGACCTCCGTCGGGGCGCCGCGCAGTTCGCCCTTGCCCGACGGGCCGATGAACAGGCCGCCCGCCAACCCGGGTTCGGTGGCGGCGTAGAGCTGGGGCAGAGCGCCCCGCTCGGGCGCCTGGGCGAGGAGCGCGTTGCCGACGCGGCCGAGGAGCAGGCGCTGCGCGGCGCTCGACGACTTCATCTGGAGGCCGGTGGCCGTGTACCCGGGGTGCGCGAGCAGGCTGCGCACCGGGCTCCCGGCCTCGGTCAGCCGGCGGTGCAGCTCGCACCCGAAGACCGCGTTGGCGAACTTCGACCGGTTGTAGGCGCCCATCGGTGAGTACCGGCGCTCGTCGGCGAGGTCGTCGAAGTCCAGACCCAGTCCCGCCTTGCGGTGGTTGACCGAGCTGACGGTGACGACGCGCGGGTCGCGCCCGGCGGCCAACAGGTCGAGCAGCAGTCCGGTGAGCGCGAAGTGGCCGAGGTGGTTGCAGGCGAACTGCGACTCGTGGCCGTACGGGGTGAGCGAGCGCGGCACCGCCATCACGCCCGCGTTGTTGACGAGGACGTCGAGCCGGTCGTGGTCGGCCCGCACCCCGTCGGCGAAGGCGCGGACCGAGTCGGGGTCGGCCAGGTCCAGGCGGCGCACCTCGGGCCGTACGCCTCCGGGCCGTCGCCCGGCGGTCGCGTCCATGGCCGCCCGTCGCCCCTTCTCCACGTCCCGCACCGCCAGGATCACGTGCCCGCCCCGGCGCACGAGCGCCCGGACGGTGGCGAGACCGAGCCCGCCGTTGGCTCCGGTGACGACGAACACCCGGCCGTCGAGGTCCGGGATCCGGTCGGCGGTCCACTGCCGCCGCTGTTCCTTGGTCATGTGACACACGCTGCCGCTCATGTCACTCGGTGTCAAGCATGTCGCTTGGTTCCACGCATGGCACGACGCCGTACGATGGCGTGGTGACCTCCCGCCCCCGCCCCGCGCCCGCGGCTCCCGCCACCGCCCCCGGCCCCAGCCTCGCCGAGCGCAAACGCCGGCTCGTCTCGGACGAACTGTCGGAGGCGGCACTGCAGTTGCTCGCCGCCAAGGGGTTCGACGCGGTGACGGTGGACGAGATCGGGGCCGCCGCCGGTGTCTCGAAGCGCACGTTCTTCCGCTACTTCGCGTCGAAGGAGGACGTCGTCGTCCGCTTCCTCGCCGACATGGGTACCGGCATCCACGCCGAACTCACGGCCCGTCCGGCCGACGAGCCGCCGTCCACGGCCCTCCGCCACGCCGTCTGGGTGCCGGTGGCCGCCTGCGCGGGCCACTCGGAACGGGCGCTGCGCGTGGTGCAGTTGATCCTGCGCACCCCCGCACTGCTGGCCCGCTTCCTGGAGCGGCAGGCCGAGTGGCGCGAGCACCTCGCCGCCGAACTCGGCCGCCGCCACGGCCTCGACCCCGAGTCCGACCTCTATCCGCGCATGGCCGCCGGAATGGCCCTCACCGCTTTCGACGCCGTCCTCCGGCGCTGGAGCGACAGCGAAGGCGCCGAGGACCCCGCCGACCTCCTCGACCGGGCGTTCGCAGTGATCACCCCGGCCCTCGACACCGTGGGCTGAGCGGCAGGCAGCCAGAACTCGGCGCTGCTGCGCCCCCAGCGGCTGAGGTGACGGATGGTGCGGGCCACGACGGTGGCGGCGGCACGGTCCGCCCGCGCGGCGTCCTCGGGTGAGGGCTGTACGACGGGCGGCAGCTCGCGGGGGCGCAGGGCGCCGTAGTCGGTGAACCGGCGCGTCCCGCACGTGCGGCAGCGCTCCTCGCCACCTGCCGATTCCCATCCGTCGAGGTGACGGCAGTGCCCGACGAGTCGCCCGACGGTTCGCTTCACGTCCCCGCCCCCCTTCACTTCGCGACCTGCGGGCCCGGGCACCGGAAGGCGCGGCTACGGCTGGGGCAGGCGAGCAGCATGAGCCGGACGATCCGTCCGTCGGCGGTCGACCACTGCAACGGCACCTTGCGTTCACCGTGGTCGAGTTCCCCCCGCGCGTACCCGACGAGCGACGGCGCCGGCACCCGCGCCACGGGCGGTTCGGCGGTGAGCCGCGCGTCCAGCCAGGCGAGGCAGGCGTCGGTGTCGGCGAGTCGGCCGACGTGCAGGGAGGCGGGTTTGCGCACCCAGGCGGCGGAGGCGGCGTTGATCGCGGGCGGCTTGGGGCAGTCGGGATCGGTCTCCTCGTCGCGCGTCGGGTTTTCGCCCCCGGCCCAGTAGAAGGCGTGCCAGTGCGACGGCGGCGCGGGCCGCTCGACGACCGGGGCCCGCCGCCCGCCCAGCGGCAACCGGCAGGTGACGACCTTCCCCCCGCCGGGTGACCGCTCCGCACTCCACGCCCCACCGGTGAGCCGATCGATGATCAGCAACCCCCGCCCCTCCTCGCACTCCAGCACCCCGTGCGCCACAGGCCACTTGACGGCGGGCAACGCGGAGGACCCGTCCCGCACCCTGATGTGCAGCACCCCGTCCCGCACGCGCAGGCTCAGCCCGCACTCCCCCTCCCCCACGTGCTTCACCACGTTCGCCAGCAACTCGCCGACGACCACGAGGCCGTCGTCCACGACGTCCTCCGCCAGCCCCCACCAGCGCAGTTGCAGCCGCACAAAGCTGCGTACCTGCGGCAGCTTGGTCGGGGTGGGGACGAGGGCGAGCGACATCTCGCACTTCAGGTCGTGCACAGGGAGGGTCATCGCAGCTCCAAGCGCGGGCAGCGCAACGCACCAGGACAGGGGCGGACTTCGGGTCACGCCGCGTGTGCGCTGTGTGATCGGTGCCATAGTGGACCGGCCGGTGGCCATGGGGCAACCTTGGCCGGGCGAGGAATAAAGTCCCAGCGAAACTTGGCATATGCCAGGCTGAAGCTGCCCGGGGATGGGCCATCATGCAGTCATGGATCAGAGGAGCATGCCCACGATGAGGAGCAGGCGGCTCGGCAACGAGCTCCGCGACCTCAGGAAGGCCAGCAAACTCAGCGCCGCACAAGTGGCCGAGCACCTCGGCTGCGGGCAGCCCAAGATCTCAAAAATCGAGAACGGCGAACGAGGTATCCGCCCTGCGGACCTGTGTGCACTGCTCGACTTGTACGGCGTCACCGACGACAAGTTCCGTGAGCGGATCAAACAGTTGGCACGCGACGTCTACAAGGTCGACTGGTGGACCGCTCAGGGACCGTTGATCCACGACACCCTCCGGGACTACCTCACCCTGGAATCGGATTCATCTCTCATCAGGGAGTACGAGCACCTGCTCGTTCCGGGCCTCCTCCAAAGCGAGGGGTACATGCGAGAGATCTTCTTTCCTGCACTACCCAAGGAACGTGCGGAGGCACTCATCGAAGCCCGACTGGCGCGCAAAAGACTCCTCGACGACCACTTGGGCTTCCGGCTGCGAGCCGTAATCGACGAGCCGGCCTTGCATCGAATGCCCGGAGGCCGAGCTGTGGCCGTGGAGCAACTGACGCACCTCGATGAGGTGTCGATCCGCCCCAACGTGACGATCCAAGTATTGCCACTCAAGGTGAGGCTGCCGTTGAACCAGTACGTCCCCTTTGGTCTCTATACCCTGCGCGGGACGAAATCCATAAACGTCGTATGGCTAGAGCACCTGGAAAGCGGAACGCTGCTGGAACAGAAGGAATCCGTCAAGGAGTACACGCAGGCATGGGAGGAGCTGACAGCAGCGGCCATGTCGCCGTCGGCGTCCCGGAAATTCATCCAAGGACTCATCGAGGAATACCAGAGATGACCGACCCATCCTCCCCACCCACACCCACACCCGCGTCTGGCGCCTCCGCGACACGCTTCGATAGCCGAGGAGATATCGGTGACTGACCCACAAGCCTGGAGTTGCCCCCCTCAGTCGGGCCCATGGCGCACGAGCACTTACACCGGCAGGGACAACAACTGCGTCGAATTCGGTGTGCACCCCCTGGGCCGGCGGGCCGTCCGCGACACCAAGGACCCCGCCCGCAAAACCACCCTCACCTTCCCCGCCCCTGCGTGGCAAGCATTCCTGAACGCCCTGTCGGGCGACGGGATCTGACCGGATGACCCCTGGCCTGGGCCGGGCCCCGAACACGCCTGCTCGCGCGAGAGCCGCCGCTTAGCGCGAGCGGCCCGGGGCCCAGCGAAGCGTCATATCGGGCAAGTGCTCCATGTTGCGCTCGCCGTCGGTGGTGTCGAAGACGGTGAAACCGTGGCGCTCGTAGAACGCGCGGGCGTCGGCGTTCTGCTGGAAGACGTGCAGGGACACCCCGTCGGGACTGTGCCGCCTGACCTCGTCGAGCAGCAGCGTGCCGATTCCCAGCCGCCGGAATTCCGGCCGCAGATAGAGGTGTTCGAGCACGTTACCGTCGAGGGCCGCGTAGCCGACGACCTCCGCATCGCGCACGGCGACCCAGATGCGGCATCGCTTGAGCACGACGTCACGGAACCACCGGGTCACCTCTTCGTGCCCGCGCTTCTGCGGAGGCAGGTACGGCATGGTCACCGAGCGGGAGGTCAGGTGGACGTGCGCGATCGCCGCCGCGTCGGCCTCGACCGCGCGTCGGATCCGCGTCCTGCCGTCATCACTCACGTCGGGAACCTACAAGGCGGCAGCGGCTCGATCCAGTGGCCGAACCCGGTGAACGCCGCCGGTCGCGGCACCAACCGCACACGCACGCCGCACGCCACACGACACACACGCCGCAGGACCGCTTCCCGCCCGCCGCGCGTCCGCGAGGGCGGACGGGGCCGACTTGACCACCCAGCGGACTCACGCCGGGCCCGGCAGGTCCATGAGCGCGAGTTCGGCCGGGTCGACCACGGCGGTGATCTCGGTGATGCGGCCGTCGGCGACGGTGAAGACGAGGAGGGAAAGCGGGGTGCCGTCCGCGCTCCAAGAAAGGACGCCGGGGCGGCCGTTGACGATCGCCGCATGTCCTCGCGCGGCGCTGCCGGCCACTCGGGCGCGGGTGGCGACTTCGGTGGCGCCGAGCGTCACGAACGTGCCGTTCGGAGCGTGGACGGTGAACTTCACCTCGGGGTGGAGAACCTGAAGCAGCTGCTCGAACCGGCCGTCGCGGGCTGCGGCCAGGAAGGCTCGGACCACCTCGCGTCGTTGTCGTCCGACGCCCGCCGGCTGCTGGGCCACCTGCACCTTCCTGCGGGCGCGGCTGGCGAGCATTTTGGTCGCGTCGGCGGATTTGCCGAGAATGGTGCCGATCTCCGCGAAGGGCACGGCGAACACGTCGTGCAGCACGAACGCCAGTCGTTCGCCAGGGCGCAGCGAGTCGATGACCGTGAGGA
This genomic interval carries:
- a CDS encoding oxidoreductase, which gives rise to MTKEQRRQWTADRIPDLDGRVFVVTGANGGLGLATVRALVRRGGHVILAVRDVEKGRRAAMDATAGRRPGGVRPEVRRLDLADPDSVRAFADGVRADHDRLDVLVNNAGVMAVPRSLTPYGHESQFACNHLGHFALTGLLLDLLAAGRDPRVVTVSSVNHRKAGLGLDFDDLADERRYSPMGAYNRSKFANAVFGCELHRRLTEAGSPVRSLLAHPGYTATGLQMKSSSAAQRLLLGRVGNALLAQAPERGALPQLYAATEPGLAGGLFIGPSGKGELRGAPTEVELAPAAADPATGRRLWELSEEATGVRYAFPAPV
- a CDS encoding TetR family transcriptional regulator, yielding MVTSRPRPAPAAPATAPGPSLAERKRRLVSDELSEAALQLLAAKGFDAVTVDEIGAAAGVSKRTFFRYFASKEDVVVRFLADMGTGIHAELTARPADEPPSTALRHAVWVPVAACAGHSERALRVVQLILRTPALLARFLERQAEWREHLAAELGRRHGLDPESDLYPRMAAGMALTAFDAVLRRWSDSEGAEDPADLLDRAFAVITPALDTVG
- a CDS encoding ATP-binding protein, translated to MTLPVHDLKCEMSLALVPTPTKLPQVRSFVRLQLRWWGLAEDVVDDGLVVVGELLANVVKHVGEGECGLSLRVRDGVLHIRVRDGSSALPAVKWPVAHGVLECEEGRGLLIIDRLTGGAWSAERSPGGGKVVTCRLPLGGRRAPVVERPAPPSHWHAFYWAGGENPTRDEETDPDCPKPPAINAASAAWVRKPASLHVGRLADTDACLAWLDARLTAEPPVARVPAPSLVGYARGELDHGERKVPLQWSTADGRIVRLMLLACPSRSRAFRCPGPQVAK
- a CDS encoding helix-turn-helix domain-containing protein, translating into MDQRSMPTMRSRRLGNELRDLRKASKLSAAQVAEHLGCGQPKISKIENGERGIRPADLCALLDLYGVTDDKFRERIKQLARDVYKVDWWTAQGPLIHDTLRDYLTLESDSSLIREYEHLLVPGLLQSEGYMREIFFPALPKERAEALIEARLARKRLLDDHLGFRLRAVIDEPALHRMPGGRAVAVEQLTHLDEVSIRPNVTIQVLPLKVRLPLNQYVPFGLYTLRGTKSINVVWLEHLESGTLLEQKESVKEYTQAWEELTAAAMSPSASRKFIQGLIEEYQR
- a CDS encoding DUF397 domain-containing protein, producing MTDPQAWSCPPQSGPWRTSTYTGRDNNCVEFGVHPLGRRAVRDTKDPARKTTLTFPAPAWQAFLNALSGDGI
- a CDS encoding GNAT family N-acetyltransferase, whose protein sequence is MSDDGRTRIRRAVEADAAAIAHVHLTSRSVTMPYLPPQKRGHEEVTRWFRDVVLKRCRIWVAVRDAEVVGYAALDGNVLEHLYLRPEFRRLGIGTLLLDEVRRHSPDGVSLHVFQQNADARAFYERHGFTVFDTTDGERNMEHLPDMTLRWAPGRSR
- a CDS encoding sigma-70 family RNA polymerase sigma factor — encoded protein: MAGTHPADPIADAFESHRDRLRAVAYRMLGSHADAEDVVQEAWLRLSRQDTDTIDNLGGRLTTVVGRISLDVLRSGRTRPEVSLDDRLPEYTVMLDDAPAPDDLTALGDSVGLALLTVIDSLRPGERLAFVLHDVFAVPFAEIGTILGKSADATKMLASRARRKVQVAQQPAGVGRQRREVVRAFLAAARDGRFEQLLQVLHPEVKFTVHAPNGTFVTLGATEVATRARVAGSAARGHAAIVNGRPGVLSWSADGTPLSLLVFTVADGRITEITAVVDPAELALMDLPGPA